A genomic segment from Lutibacter sp. A80 encodes:
- a CDS encoding ATP-dependent DNA helicase RecQ, with protein sequence MSKISVDLHKELKNYFGFNKFKGLQEKVIKSLIEGNDTFVIMPTGGGKSLCYQLPALIKDGTAIVVSPLIALMKNQVDAIRGISANSGIAHVLNSSLNKAEVAQVKSDIENGITKLLYVAPESLIKEEYIDFLKNQNISFVAIDEAHCISEWGHDFRPEYRNLRNIIEKINKVPIIGLTATATEKVQEDILKTLGMSNAKTFKASFNRPNLFYDVRPKTVNVNSDIIRFIRLHMNKSGIIYCLSRKKVEEIAQVLQVNGIKAVPYHAGLDAKTRSKHQDMFLMEDVDVVVATIAFGMGIDKPDVRFVIHHDIPKSLESYYQETGRAGRDGGEGYCLAYYAYKDIEKLEKFLSGKPIAEQEIGNALLQEVVGYAETSMSRRKYLLHYFGEDFDEVNGLGAKMDDNVVNPKKKTEAKGDLKLLLEVVKATNQKYKAKELVNTLIGKVNALLKSHKTDEQSFFGSGSNHEGQYWMALIRQALVAGFIRKEIEQYGVVKITEEGLNYILKPTSFLMTEDHKYDETEDKSIISNAKSNGSAADEVLVKLLKDLQKSVAKTNGVPPYAVFQETSLDDMALKYPITIDELKNIYGVGDGKARKFGKPFVQLIAKYVEENDIIRPDDFVVKSTGVNSGLKLFIIQNTDRKLPLEDIAKSKGLEFNDLIEEMQRIVYSGTKINIDYSINDLLDEEQQEEIFEYFMEAENDSIQNALDEFDGDYDEEELRLMRIKFISQVAN encoded by the coding sequence ATGAGTAAAATAAGTGTTGATTTACACAAAGAACTAAAAAACTATTTTGGTTTTAATAAGTTCAAAGGGTTACAAGAAAAAGTTATAAAAAGTTTAATTGAAGGTAATGACACTTTTGTAATTATGCCTACTGGAGGTGGAAAATCACTTTGTTATCAGTTACCAGCCTTAATTAAAGACGGAACAGCAATAGTAGTTTCTCCATTAATAGCATTGATGAAAAATCAGGTAGATGCTATAAGAGGTATTTCTGCAAATAGTGGAATTGCACATGTATTAAATTCATCCTTAAATAAAGCTGAGGTAGCGCAGGTTAAAAGTGATATTGAAAACGGAATTACTAAATTACTTTATGTTGCCCCAGAATCCTTAATTAAAGAAGAGTATATAGATTTTTTAAAAAATCAAAATATTTCATTTGTAGCAATAGATGAAGCCCATTGTATTTCTGAATGGGGTCACGATTTTAGACCTGAATATAGAAATTTAAGAAATATTATTGAAAAAATAAATAAAGTACCTATTATTGGTTTAACTGCAACTGCTACAGAAAAAGTACAGGAAGATATTCTAAAAACTCTTGGAATGTCTAATGCAAAAACTTTTAAAGCTTCATTTAACAGACCTAATTTATTTTACGATGTAAGACCTAAAACTGTAAATGTAAATTCAGATATTATTAGATTTATTCGTTTACACATGAACAAATCTGGTATTATTTATTGTTTAAGTAGAAAAAAAGTTGAAGAAATTGCACAGGTTTTACAAGTTAACGGAATAAAAGCAGTGCCATATCATGCTGGTTTAGATGCAAAAACTAGATCTAAACATCAAGACATGTTTCTAATGGAAGATGTGGATGTTGTTGTTGCAACAATAGCATTTGGAATGGGAATAGATAAACCAGATGTACGTTTTGTAATTCACCACGATATACCAAAAAGTTTAGAAAGTTACTATCAAGAAACTGGTAGAGCAGGACGTGATGGAGGAGAAGGGTATTGTTTAGCTTACTATGCATATAAAGATATAGAAAAATTAGAAAAATTCTTATCCGGAAAACCAATAGCTGAGCAAGAAATAGGAAATGCTTTACTGCAAGAAGTTGTCGGTTATGCAGAAACATCAATGTCTCGTAGAAAATATTTATTACATTATTTTGGAGAGGATTTTGATGAAGTGAATGGTTTAGGTGCAAAAATGGATGATAATGTTGTAAATCCAAAGAAAAAAACCGAAGCTAAAGGCGATTTAAAATTATTGTTAGAAGTTGTAAAAGCAACCAACCAAAAATATAAAGCTAAAGAACTTGTAAATACCCTAATTGGTAAAGTAAATGCATTGTTAAAATCTCATAAAACAGATGAACAATCATTTTTTGGATCTGGATCTAATCATGAAGGGCAATATTGGATGGCACTTATTAGACAAGCTTTAGTAGCAGGTTTTATAAGAAAAGAAATTGAACAATATGGCGTAGTTAAAATTACTGAAGAAGGTTTAAATTATATTCTTAAACCAACAAGTTTTTTAATGACGGAAGATCATAAATATGATGAAACAGAAGATAAATCTATAATTTCTAATGCAAAAAGTAACGGTTCTGCTGCAGATGAAGTGTTGGTGAAATTATTAAAAGATTTACAAAAATCTGTAGCAAAAACTAATGGAGTTCCTCCTTATGCTGTTTTTCAAGAGACTTCTTTAGATGATATGGCTTTAAAATACCCAATAACTATTGATGAATTAAAAAACATCTATGGTGTAGGAGATGGTAAAGCTAGAAAATTTGGAAAACCTTTTGTTCAATTAATAGCTAAATATGTTGAAGAAAATGATATTATAAGACCAGATGATTTTGTAGTAAAAAGTACAGGTGTAAATTCTGGATTAAAATTATTTATTATTCAAAATACAGATAGAAAATTACCTCTAGAAGATATTGCAAAATCTAAAGGATTAGAATTTAATGACCTTATAGAAGAAATGCAACGTATTGTATATAGTGGTACAAAAATTAATATTGATTATAGTATTAACGATCTATTAGACGAGGAGCAGCAAGAAGAAATTTTTGAATATTTTATGGAAGCTGAAAATGATAGTATTCAAAATGCTTTAGATGAATTTGATGGAGATTACGATGAAGAAGAATTAAGATTAATGCGAATTAAGTTTATTAGTCAAGTTGCAAATTAA
- a CDS encoding ZIP family metal transporter yields the protein MTYIVLILSVLIGMVIVYGLKPNTKTIQLLLAFSGAYLLSITILHLLPEVYTSNQSKIGLFILTGLLLQLILDFFSKGAEHGHIHVNDSVDFPWALFISLGIHSFMEGIPLAHNHHHEHLLWAIVIHKIPIAIILGTFFVKSNISKFKAILFLLIFSFMSPLGTFAGGNISFLLTYKTEITAIIIGVLLHISTIILFETSKDHKFNLYKFIAIIIGMIVAYLA from the coding sequence ATGACATATATAGTTCTTATTTTATCAGTTTTAATTGGAATGGTAATTGTTTATGGCTTAAAACCAAATACAAAAACCATACAATTATTATTAGCTTTTAGTGGTGCATACTTATTATCAATTACCATACTACACTTACTGCCTGAAGTTTACACATCTAACCAATCAAAAATTGGATTGTTTATACTTACCGGATTGTTATTACAATTAATTTTAGATTTTTTCTCTAAAGGTGCTGAACACGGCCATATCCACGTTAATGATAGTGTTGATTTTCCTTGGGCATTATTTATTAGTTTAGGTATTCATTCATTTATGGAAGGAATTCCTTTAGCACATAACCACCATCACGAACATTTATTATGGGCTATTGTAATACATAAAATTCCGATTGCAATTATTTTAGGGACGTTTTTTGTAAAATCAAATATTTCAAAATTTAAAGCAATATTATTTTTATTAATATTCTCTTTTATGTCTCCTTTAGGAACTTTTGCTGGAGGAAATATTTCTTTTTTATTAACTTATAAAACAGAAATTACGGCAATAATAATTGGGGTATTATTACATATATCAACTATTATTTTGTTTGAAACATCTAAAGACCATAAATTTAATTTGTATAAATTTATTGCAATTATAATAGGTATGATTGTTGCTTATTTAGCTTAA
- a CDS encoding cyclopropane-fatty-acyl-phospholipid synthase family protein yields MNKKTEWFASWFDTSYYHILYKHRDDTEAQEFIKNIVALLSINKQDNLLDLACGKGRHSIFLNKLGYNVVGADLSKNSINIAKKFENESLRFIEHDMRNPLQHKYNVILNLFTSFGFFEDDNEDIKILKNIKNGLKTDGIAIIDFMNSKKVINNLVPKEVQTIDGITFNLSRYVENGFVIKKINFEADGENHTYFEKVKCLDLTKINLYLDSVGFKIKHTFGNYQLDSFNENTSDRLILVLE; encoded by the coding sequence ATGAATAAGAAAACAGAATGGTTTGCTTCTTGGTTTGACACCAGCTATTACCATATATTATACAAGCACAGAGACGATACTGAAGCTCAAGAATTTATTAAAAATATTGTTGCCTTATTATCTATAAATAAACAAGATAATCTCTTAGATTTAGCTTGTGGTAAAGGCCGACACTCTATTTTTTTAAACAAATTAGGCTATAATGTAGTTGGTGCAGATTTATCAAAAAACAGCATAAACATTGCTAAAAAATTTGAAAACGAAAGCTTGCGTTTTATTGAACACGACATGCGAAATCCATTGCAACATAAATACAATGTGATTTTAAATTTATTTACCAGTTTTGGCTTTTTTGAAGATGATAATGAAGATATCAAAATTTTAAAAAACATTAAAAATGGTTTAAAAACAGACGGAATTGCTATTATTGATTTTATGAACTCTAAAAAAGTAATAAATAATTTAGTACCTAAAGAAGTTCAAACAATTGATGGAATTACATTTAACTTAAGTAGATATGTTGAAAATGGTTTTGTTATCAAAAAAATAAATTTTGAAGCAGATGGAGAAAATCATACCTACTTTGAAAAAGTAAAATGTTTAGATTTAACAAAAATTAATTTATACCTAGACTCTGTTGGATTTAAAATAAAACATACTTTTGGAAATTATCAATTAGATTCATTTAACGAAAATACATCAGACCGTTTAATTTTAGTATTAGAATGA
- a CDS encoding class I SAM-dependent RNA methyltransferase, with protein sequence MYHNFKMVATTMFGLEEVLATELTNLGAQNVVPGVRSVSFEGDKGFMYKANIALRTAIRILKPIKRFKVFDEDDLYKKIQQIEWERFMTVDSTFAIGAVVNSKNFTTNSHYISLKSKDAIADYFRHKYHKRPNVDVKHPDLKIHVHIQKDFCSISLDSSGDSLHKRGYRNLTNIAPINEVLAAGLVLLSGYRGDCNFIDPMCGSGTILIEAAMIANNIPANINRKEFGFENWEDYDEDLYFKIQDSLLKKISSSHFKIMGFDKAPSAVRKAKENIENANLSEFIGVHHINFFNSAKEVFGKTTILFNPPYGERLDININEFYKKIGDTLKGGYPDSTVWFITSNREAIKHVGLRTSKRIPLKNGDLDCVYVRYDIYEGSKKAKKLKDYENTNSETDSEIE encoded by the coding sequence ATGTATCATAATTTTAAAATGGTTGCAACCACAATGTTTGGTTTAGAAGAAGTTTTAGCAACCGAACTTACCAATTTAGGTGCACAAAATGTTGTTCCGGGTGTTAGAAGTGTTTCTTTTGAAGGAGATAAAGGTTTTATGTACAAAGCCAATATTGCGTTAAGAACTGCAATTAGAATTTTAAAGCCAATAAAACGTTTTAAAGTTTTTGATGAAGATGATTTGTACAAAAAAATTCAACAGATAGAATGGGAGCGTTTTATGACTGTGGATAGTACTTTTGCTATTGGTGCTGTGGTAAATTCTAAAAATTTTACTACAAACTCACATTATATTTCATTAAAATCTAAAGATGCTATTGCTGATTATTTTAGGCATAAATACCATAAGCGTCCAAATGTAGATGTAAAACATCCAGATTTAAAAATACATGTGCATATTCAAAAAGATTTTTGTTCAATTTCTTTAGATAGTTCTGGAGATTCTCTACATAAAAGAGGCTATCGAAATTTAACTAATATAGCACCTATAAATGAAGTTTTAGCAGCTGGTTTGGTGTTGTTATCTGGTTATAGAGGAGATTGTAATTTTATAGATCCAATGTGTGGTTCTGGTACTATTTTAATTGAGGCTGCTATGATTGCTAATAATATACCAGCAAATATAAATAGAAAAGAATTTGGTTTTGAAAACTGGGAAGATTACGATGAAGATTTATACTTTAAAATACAAGATTCTTTATTGAAAAAAATAAGCAGTTCTCATTTTAAAATTATGGGATTTGATAAAGCTCCTTCTGCGGTAAGAAAAGCTAAAGAAAATATTGAAAATGCTAATTTATCGGAGTTTATAGGTGTGCATCATATAAACTTTTTTAATTCTGCAAAAGAAGTTTTTGGTAAAACTACCATATTATTTAATCCTCCATACGGAGAACGTTTGGATATAAATATCAATGAATTTTATAAAAAAATTGGAGATACTTTAAAAGGAGGTTACCCAGATTCTACAGTTTGGTTTATAACGTCTAACAGAGAAGCTATAAAACATGTTGGTTTAAGAACTTCAAAAAGAATTCCTTTAAAAAATGGTGATTTAGATTGTGTTTATGTTAGATACGATATTTATGAAGGAAGTAAAAAAGCTAAGAAACTTAAAGATTATGAGAATACTAATTCTGAAACCGATTCAGAAATAGAGTAG
- a CDS encoding quinone-dependent dihydroorotate dehydrogenase — translation MYKTIIRPLFFLFDPEKIHHFTFSLIKFSCKIPGIPAIFRSLFQTNDKKLERKLFGLTFKNPVGLAAGFDKNAVLYNELANFGFGFIEIGTVTPKPQAGNPKKRLFRLKADNGIINRMGFNNEGLEAAIQQLKKNKGNLIIGGNIGKNTDTMPEDYTADYLKCFLDLHPYVDYFVLNVSCPNVGSHAKLTDKDYLIELITKVQELNNTFKKQKPILLKIAPDLNEIQLDEVIEIVAETKIDGVIASNTSVNREGLQASKAQLEAIGNGGLSGKPVKDRSTKVIKYLAEKSNKAFPIIGVGGIHSAEDALEKLSAGADLVQIYTGFIYEGPGLIKLINEAILNVK, via the coding sequence ATGTATAAAACTATTATTCGTCCTTTATTTTTTCTTTTTGATCCAGAAAAAATTCATCATTTTACATTTTCATTAATTAAGTTTTCTTGTAAAATTCCTGGAATTCCAGCTATTTTTAGAAGTTTATTTCAAACTAATGATAAAAAATTAGAACGAAAATTATTTGGGTTAACATTTAAAAATCCAGTTGGTTTAGCTGCTGGTTTTGATAAAAATGCAGTTTTATATAATGAGTTGGCAAATTTTGGTTTCGGTTTTATTGAAATAGGAACTGTTACACCAAAACCACAAGCTGGAAATCCTAAAAAACGTTTGTTTAGATTAAAAGCAGATAATGGTATTATTAACCGAATGGGGTTTAATAATGAAGGCTTAGAAGCTGCAATTCAACAACTAAAAAAGAATAAAGGAAACCTTATAATTGGTGGTAATATTGGTAAAAATACCGATACAATGCCTGAAGATTATACGGCAGATTATTTAAAATGCTTTTTAGATTTACATCCGTATGTAGATTATTTTGTGTTAAACGTTAGTTGTCCAAATGTAGGAAGTCACGCTAAATTAACAGACAAAGATTATTTGATAGAATTAATAACCAAAGTTCAAGAATTAAACAACACCTTTAAAAAGCAAAAACCAATTTTATTAAAAATAGCGCCAGATTTAAATGAAATTCAGCTAGATGAAGTAATTGAAATTGTTGCTGAAACTAAAATAGATGGTGTAATAGCGTCTAATACATCTGTAAATAGAGAAGGATTACAAGCTTCAAAAGCACAATTAGAAGCTATTGGTAATGGTGGTTTAAGTGGAAAACCAGTAAAAGATAGAAGTACAAAAGTTATTAAATATTTAGCCGAAAAATCTAATAAAGCATTTCCTATTATTGGTGTAGGAGGTATACATTCAGCAGAAGATGCACTTGAAAAATTAAGTGCAGGAGCAGATTTAGTTCAAATTTATACAGGATTTATTTACGAAGGTCCAGGATTGATTAAACTAATTAATGAGGCTATTCTTAATGTGAAATAA
- a CDS encoding LysE family translocator, producing METLISFIAASMLLTISPGPDIIYVLVQSITNGKKYGIATALGLVSGIIVHTTLVAFGVSAIIKQSEYIYFGIKLFGALYLLYLAYITYKTNEDVILKAKADKKGLLQLFKQGFIMNVLNPKVSIFFLAFFPGFLYSNTQSTIVQFYVLGLLFMLQALAIFIVVSLLSGSFAGYLKKHPTFNSNIKWFKIIVFIGIAIFILFSE from the coding sequence TTGGAAACTCTTATTTCATTTATTGCTGCATCTATGCTATTAACCATTTCACCAGGTCCAGACATAATTTATGTATTGGTACAAAGTATAACTAATGGTAAAAAATATGGAATAGCAACTGCATTAGGTTTGGTTTCAGGAATTATAGTACATACTACTTTAGTTGCTTTTGGGGTTTCAGCAATTATAAAACAATCAGAATACATATATTTTGGTATTAAATTGTTTGGAGCTTTGTACTTACTTTATTTGGCATATATTACTTATAAAACTAATGAAGATGTAATTCTAAAAGCAAAAGCAGACAAAAAAGGATTGTTACAATTATTTAAACAAGGTTTTATAATGAATGTTTTAAATCCTAAAGTTTCAATTTTCTTTTTAGCGTTTTTCCCTGGTTTTTTATACTCTAATACACAAAGTACCATTGTTCAATTTTATGTGTTAGGACTGCTTTTTATGTTACAAGCATTAGCTATTTTTATAGTAGTTTCTTTGCTTTCAGGGAGTTTTGCAGGTTATTTAAAAAAACATCCAACATTTAATTCAAATATTAAGTGGTTTAAAATTATTGTTTTTATTGGTATTGCTATTTTTATACTTTTTTCTGAGTAG
- a CDS encoding hydroxymethylglutaryl-CoA lyase codes for MKTVKLIECPRDAMQGIKSHFIPTEAKAQYINALLRVGFDTIDFGSFVSPKAIPQMRDTAQVLSKLDLSKTVSKLLAIVANVRGAEDASKFEEIYYLGYPFSISENFQMRNTGKTISESIVALDQILNIASKTNKEVVVYLSMGFGNPYGDPWNVEIVAEWTEKIVQMGGTIISLSDTVGSSTPEIIDYLFSNLIPQYTTVEFGAHLHTSPNKWFEKVDAAYKAGCSRFDGAIKGYGGCPMAKDELTGNMPTEKLITYFNQQKVVSNISAMSFESAYNEALKIFDAL; via the coding sequence ATGAAAACCGTAAAACTTATAGAATGTCCACGTGATGCAATGCAAGGAATAAAATCACATTTTATTCCAACTGAGGCTAAAGCACAGTATATAAATGCGCTGTTACGTGTTGGTTTTGATACCATAGATTTTGGAAGTTTTGTTTCGCCAAAAGCAATTCCTCAAATGCGAGATACAGCTCAAGTACTCTCTAAATTAGATTTAAGTAAAACTGTAAGCAAATTGTTGGCAATAGTTGCCAATGTGCGTGGAGCAGAGGATGCTTCAAAATTTGAAGAAATTTATTATTTAGGTTATCCATTTTCTATTTCAGAAAATTTTCAAATGAGAAATACAGGTAAAACAATTTCTGAATCCATTGTTGCTTTAGATCAAATTTTGAACATTGCGTCTAAAACAAATAAAGAAGTGGTTGTTTATTTGTCTATGGGGTTTGGGAATCCCTATGGAGATCCTTGGAATGTGGAAATTGTAGCAGAATGGACAGAAAAAATTGTGCAAATGGGCGGTACAATTATATCCTTGTCAGATACAGTAGGTAGTTCTACTCCAGAAATTATAGATTACCTATTTTCAAATTTAATTCCGCAATACACTACTGTAGAATTTGGAGCGCATTTACATACCTCTCCAAATAAGTGGTTCGAAAAAGTTGATGCAGCATATAAAGCTGGTTGTTCTAGATTTGATGGAGCTATAAAAGGTTATGGAGGTTGTCCAATGGCAAAAGATGAATTAACTGGAAATATGCCAACTGAAAAGCTTATTACGTATTTTAATCAGCAAAAAGTAGTTTCAAATATAAGCGCAATGAGTTTTGAAAGTGCATACAACGAGGCACTTAAAATTTTTGATGCACTATAA
- the guaB gene encoding IMP dehydrogenase, producing the protein MISHQNKFVGEGLTYDDVLLIPAFSEVLPRDVSIQTKFSKNIPLNVPIVSAAMDTVTESDMAIAMAREGGIGVLHKNMSIEQQANEVRKVKRSESGMIIDPITITKDKTVLDAKSLMHEYGIGGIPVINEEGVLIGIVTNRDLRFEGDTTRKIEEVMTSEKLVTVAVGTSLKQAEVILQDNKIEKLPVVDDNYKLVGLITFRDIIKVSENPNANKDSYGRLRVAAALGVTHDVLERAEALIKAGVDALIIDTAHGHTKGVVTVLKEVKTKYPGTDVIVGNIATGAAAKYLVEAGADAVKVGIGPGSICTTRVVAGVGFPQLSAILDVSEAIKGTGVPVIADGGIRYTGDIPKALAAGADAVMLGSLLAGTKESPGETIIFEGRKFKSYRGMGSVEAMKHGSKDRYFQDIEDDIKKLVPEGIVGRVPYKGELNETMVQFIGGLRAGMGYCGSKDINAQKSAQFVKITAAGMRESHPHNVTITKESPNYSR; encoded by the coding sequence ATGATTTCACACCAAAATAAATTCGTAGGAGAAGGCTTAACCTACGACGATGTATTATTAATTCCAGCATTTTCTGAAGTTTTACCAAGAGATGTTAGTATTCAAACAAAATTTTCTAAAAACATACCTTTAAATGTTCCAATAGTATCTGCAGCGATGGATACTGTAACGGAATCGGATATGGCAATAGCTATGGCTCGAGAAGGAGGAATAGGTGTTTTGCATAAAAACATGTCTATTGAGCAACAAGCAAATGAAGTACGAAAAGTAAAAAGATCTGAATCAGGAATGATTATAGATCCTATTACAATTACAAAAGATAAAACGGTACTTGACGCTAAAAGTTTAATGCACGAATATGGTATTGGAGGTATTCCTGTAATTAATGAAGAGGGTGTACTAATAGGTATTGTTACCAATAGAGATTTACGTTTTGAAGGTGATACCACCCGCAAAATTGAAGAAGTTATGACTTCTGAAAAATTAGTAACTGTGGCTGTTGGAACTTCTTTAAAACAAGCAGAAGTTATTTTACAAGATAATAAAATTGAAAAATTACCAGTAGTTGATGATAACTATAAATTAGTTGGATTAATTACATTTAGAGATATTATTAAGGTTAGTGAAAATCCAAATGCAAATAAAGATTCGTATGGTCGTTTAAGAGTTGCAGCTGCTTTAGGTGTTACACATGATGTTTTAGAAAGAGCTGAAGCGCTTATTAAAGCAGGTGTTGATGCTTTAATAATTGATACTGCTCACGGACATACAAAAGGTGTTGTTACAGTATTAAAAGAAGTAAAAACCAAATATCCAGGTACAGACGTAATTGTAGGAAATATTGCAACTGGTGCTGCAGCAAAATATTTAGTAGAAGCAGGAGCTGATGCTGTAAAAGTAGGAATTGGTCCTGGTTCTATATGTACAACACGTGTAGTTGCTGGTGTAGGTTTTCCTCAATTATCGGCTATTTTAGATGTTTCTGAAGCAATAAAAGGAACAGGTGTCCCTGTAATTGCCGATGGTGGTATTAGATATACAGGTGATATTCCAAAAGCACTTGCAGCTGGTGCAGATGCTGTTATGCTAGGTTCTTTATTAGCAGGAACAAAAGAGTCTCCAGGTGAAACTATTATTTTTGAAGGAAGAAAATTTAAATCTTATCGTGGTATGGGTTCTGTTGAAGCTATGAAACACGGTTCTAAAGATAGATACTTTCAAGATATAGAAGATGATATTAAAAAATTAGTTCCTGAAGGAATTGTTGGTCGTGTGCCTTATAAAGGTGAATTAAACGAAACAATGGTTCAATTTATTGGTGGTTTACGTGCTGGTATGGGATATTGTGGTTCTAAAGATATTAATGCGCAAAAATCTGCTCAGTTTGTAAAAATAACTGCTGCAGGTATGCGAGAAAGTCATCCACATAATGTAACTATTACTAAAGAATCTCCTAATTATTCTAGATAA